In Pseudomonas putida, a genomic segment contains:
- the plsB gene encoding glycerol-3-phosphate 1-O-acyltransferase PlsB, which yields MTRSPLRRLIFGGLRRLLYLWVRSETINQSSPALQLDRSRPVFYALPSPSLTDLAVIDHECTKAGLPRPVLPVSVGGEQEPAAFFYLTPEPDWLGRQDKRGAPPTLQRLVTAVSQHPEEDAQIIPVSVFWGQTPASESSPWKLLFADSWAVTGRLRRLLTVLILGRKTRVQFSAPIHLRELVAHNKGHERTVRMAQRLMRVHFRNLKTAVIGPDISHRRNLVKGLVHAPLVRQAIGEEAARENIPVAKAEALALRYGNEIASDYTYTAIRFLEVVLSWFWNKIYDGIKVNHIEQVQGIAPGHEVIYVPCHRSHIDYLLLSYLLFRNGLTPPHIAAGINLNMPVIGSLLRRGGAFFMRRTFKGNPLYTAVFNEYLHTLFTKGFPVEYFVEGGRSRTGRMLQPRTGMLAITLRSFLRSSRTPIVFVPVYIGYERVLEGRTYLGELRGASKKKESIFDIFKVIGALKQRFGQVYVNFGEPIRLAGFLDQQQPGWREQDLGPQFRPAWLNETTSRLGETVARHLNEAAAVNPVNLVALALLSTSRLALDERALVRVLDLYLALLRQVPYSRHTTLPEGDGQALIEHVRGMDLLSEQKDAMGRILYLDEANAVLMTYYRNNVLHIFALPGLLASFFLSSSRMSRELLGQYVHALYPYLQAELFLRWAPEQLDEAIDQWLAVLVEQGLLRREGDVFMRPAPSSRQFVLLTLLARAITQTLQRFYMATSLLLNSGQHTLSAEALEDLCVMMAQRLSILHGLNAPEFFDKTLFRHFIQTLLEQGVLRPDGNGKLGYHDKLGELTEGVAKRVLSAELRLSIRQVALHHDEPAPTTPETP from the coding sequence ATGACCCGTTCTCCCCTGCGCCGCCTGATCTTCGGCGGCCTACGTCGCCTGTTGTACCTGTGGGTGCGCTCCGAAACGATCAACCAGTCGTCGCCGGCCTTGCAGCTCGACCGCAGCCGCCCGGTGTTCTACGCCCTGCCCTCGCCCTCGCTGACCGACCTGGCAGTGATCGACCATGAGTGCACCAAGGCAGGCCTGCCACGCCCTGTACTGCCGGTGAGCGTGGGCGGCGAGCAGGAACCTGCAGCCTTCTTCTACCTGACGCCAGAGCCAGACTGGCTCGGGCGCCAGGATAAACGCGGTGCCCCACCCACCCTGCAGCGCCTGGTCACGGCGGTAAGCCAGCACCCTGAGGAAGATGCGCAGATCATTCCGGTGAGCGTGTTCTGGGGGCAGACCCCGGCCAGCGAGTCGAGCCCGTGGAAGCTGCTGTTCGCCGACAGCTGGGCCGTCACCGGGCGCCTGCGCCGGCTGCTGACCGTTCTCATACTCGGCCGCAAGACCCGCGTGCAATTCTCCGCGCCCATTCACCTGCGCGAACTGGTGGCGCACAACAAGGGGCACGAACGCACGGTGCGCATGGCCCAACGCCTGATGCGCGTGCACTTTCGCAACCTCAAGACCGCGGTCATCGGCCCGGACATCTCGCACCGGCGCAACCTGGTCAAAGGCCTGGTCCATGCCCCACTGGTGCGCCAGGCCATCGGCGAGGAAGCGGCCCGCGAGAACATCCCGGTGGCCAAGGCAGAGGCCCTGGCCCTGCGCTACGGCAACGAGATCGCCTCGGACTATACCTACACCGCCATCCGCTTCCTCGAAGTGGTGCTCAGCTGGTTCTGGAACAAGATCTACGATGGCATCAAGGTCAACCACATCGAGCAGGTGCAAGGCATCGCTCCCGGCCACGAAGTCATCTACGTTCCCTGCCACCGCAGCCACATCGACTACCTGCTGCTGTCCTACCTGCTGTTTCGCAATGGCCTGACCCCGCCGCACATCGCTGCCGGGATCAACCTCAACATGCCGGTGATCGGCAGCCTGCTGCGCCGTGGCGGCGCGTTCTTCATGCGCCGCACCTTCAAGGGCAACCCGCTGTACACGGCCGTGTTCAACGAGTACCTGCACACCTTGTTCACCAAGGGTTTCCCGGTGGAGTACTTCGTCGAGGGCGGCCGCTCGCGCACCGGGCGCATGTTGCAACCGCGTACCGGCATGCTGGCGATCACCCTGCGCAGCTTCCTGCGCTCCTCGCGCACGCCGATCGTCTTCGTGCCGGTGTACATCGGCTATGAGCGGGTGCTCGAAGGCCGTACCTACCTGGGCGAACTGCGTGGCGCGAGCAAGAAGAAAGAGTCGATCTTCGATATCTTCAAGGTCATCGGCGCACTGAAACAGCGCTTTGGCCAGGTCTATGTCAATTTCGGCGAGCCGATCCGCCTGGCGGGTTTCCTCGACCAGCAGCAACCTGGATGGCGCGAGCAGGACCTCGGCCCGCAGTTCCGTCCAGCCTGGCTCAACGAAACCACCAGCCGCCTGGGCGAAACCGTGGCCCGTCACCTCAACGAGGCGGCAGCGGTCAACCCGGTCAACCTGGTCGCCCTGGCGCTGCTTTCCACCAGCCGCCTGGCCCTCGACGAACGCGCCCTGGTCCGCGTGCTCGACCTGTACCTGGCGCTGTTGCGCCAAGTGCCGTACTCCAGGCACACCACCCTGCCCGAGGGCGATGGGCAGGCGCTGATCGAACATGTCAGGGGCATGGACCTGCTGTCCGAGCAGAAAGATGCCATGGGCCGAATCCTCTACCTGGATGAAGCCAATGCGGTGCTGATGACCTACTACCGCAACAACGTGCTGCATATCTTCGCCCTGCCAGGCTTGCTGGCGAGCTTCTTCCTCAGCAGCTCGCGGATGAGCCGCGAACTGCTCGGCCAGTATGTGCACGCGCTGTATCCCTACCTGCAGGCCGAGCTGTTCCTGCGCTGGGCACCCGAGCAACTGGACGAGGCGATCGACCAATGGCTGGCCGTGCTGGTCGAGCAAGGCTTGCTGCGCCGCGAAGGCGACGTATTCATGCGCCCGGCACCAAGCTCACGGCAGTTCGTCCTGCTGACCCTGCTGGCCCGCGCCATCACCCAGACCCTGCAACGTTTCTACATGGCGACCTCGCTGCTGCTCAACAGCGGCCAGCACACGCTCAGCGCCGAAGCGCTCGAAGACCTGTGCGTGATGATGGCGCAGCGCCTGTCGATTCTGCATGGCCTCAACGCGCCCGAATTCTTCGACAAGACCTTGTTCCGCCACTTCATCCAGACCTTGCTCGAACAAGGCGTGCTGCGCCCGGACGGCAACGGCAAGCTGGGCTACCACGACAAGCTCGGCGAACTCACCGAAGGGGTGGCCAAGCGCGTGCTTTCAGCCGAACTTCGCCTGTCGATCCGCCAGGTCGCGTTGCACCACGACGAGCCTGCTCCCACAACACCGGAGACTCCATGA
- a CDS encoding YbaY family lipoprotein, producing the protein MKKPLMLFCAALLAACSSHEPAQQAQLDGEVFYLQRIALPPAATLSVQLQDVSLMDAPAMTLARQAGPVKGNVPLPFHLTYDPTQVKPGHRYALSARIELDGKLLFINTEHHGVLLDGSDPQPVRVKVDPVR; encoded by the coding sequence ATGAAAAAACCCTTGATGCTGTTCTGCGCCGCCCTGCTCGCGGCCTGCTCCAGCCACGAGCCCGCCCAGCAAGCGCAGCTCGACGGCGAAGTCTTCTATCTGCAACGCATCGCCCTGCCGCCTGCCGCCACCCTCAGCGTGCAGTTGCAGGACGTGTCGCTGATGGACGCCCCGGCCATGACCCTGGCCCGCCAGGCAGGCCCGGTCAAAGGCAACGTGCCGCTGCCGTTCCACCTCACCTACGACCCCACCCAGGTCAAGCCCGGCCACCGCTACGCGCTGAGCGCCCGTATCGAACTGGACGGCAAGCTGCTGTTCATCAACACCGAACACCACGGCGTGCTGCTCGACGGCAGCGACCCGCAACCGGTACGGGTCAAGGTCGACCCGGTTCGCTGA
- a CDS encoding DUF4197 domain-containing protein, which yields MIRSTLRFTSLCTGLVLSASAMALSLGDLSQTDASAGVKDALTQGAQLAVKQLSTPGGFNDNPDVRIELPGKLGKAAKAMKMFGQGDKVEALENSMNAAAEAAVPQAQAILVDAVKKMSVADAKGILSGGDDSATEYLDKSSREQIRAKFLPIVKQATDKVGVAQQYNAFAGQAKGLGLIKEDANIENYVTEKALDGLFEMIAKEEQSIRQNPAQAATSLAKKVFGAI from the coding sequence ATGATTCGCTCCACCCTGCGCTTCACCTCCCTCTGCACCGGCCTGGTGCTCTCGGCCAGTGCCATGGCCCTGTCGCTGGGCGACCTGTCGCAGACCGACGCCAGCGCCGGCGTCAAGGATGCCCTGACCCAGGGCGCGCAGCTTGCCGTCAAGCAACTGAGCACCCCAGGCGGCTTCAACGACAACCCGGATGTGCGCATCGAACTGCCCGGCAAGCTCGGCAAGGCGGCCAAGGCCATGAAGATGTTCGGCCAGGGCGACAAGGTCGAAGCCCTGGAAAACAGCATGAACGCCGCTGCCGAGGCCGCCGTGCCACAGGCCCAGGCGATCCTCGTCGACGCGGTGAAGAAGATGAGCGTGGCCGACGCCAAGGGTATCCTCAGCGGCGGTGACGACTCGGCCACCGAGTACCTGGACAAGAGCAGCCGCGAACAGATCCGCGCCAAGTTCCTGCCAATCGTCAAGCAAGCCACCGACAAGGTCGGCGTCGCCCAGCAGTACAACGCCTTCGCCGGCCAGGCCAAAGGCCTGGGCCTGATCAAGGAAGACGCCAACATCGAGAACTACGTGACCGAGAAGGCCCTGGACGGTCTGTTCGAGATGATCGCCAAGGAAGAACAGAGCATTCGCCAGAACCCGGCGCAAGCGGCTACCAGCCTGGCCAAGAAGGTCTTCGGCGCCATCTGA
- a CDS encoding efflux RND transporter permease subunit — protein MGFNLSAWALRNRQIVLFLMILLAAVGVMSYTKLGQSEDPPFTFKAMVIQTLWPGATAEEVSRQVTERIEKKLMETGEYEKIVSFSRPGESQVTFMARDSMPSKDIPELWYQIRKKVADIRHTLPPEIQGPFFNDEFGTTFGNIYALTGEGFDYAVLKDYADRIQIQLQRVKDVGKVELIGLQDEKVWIELSNLKLATLGVPLEAVQQALREQNAVSTAGFFETPSERLQLRVSGRFDSVEQIRQFPIRVGDRTLRIGDVAEVHRGFNDPPAPRMRFMGENAIGLAVAMKDGGDILVLGKALEGEFERLARNLPAGMELRKVSDQPAAVKAGVGEFVQVLAEALIIVLLVSFFSLGLRTGLVVALAIPLVLAMTFAAMHYFGIGLHKISLGALVLALGLLVDDAIIAVEMMAIKMEQGFDRLKAASYAWTSTAFPMLTGTLITAAGFLPIATAASSTGEYTRSIFQVVTIALLTSWVAAVLFVPYLGERLLPDLAKLHAARHGKDGHAPDPYATPFYQRVRRVVEWCVRRRKTVILLTIAAFVGSILLFRFVPQQFFPASGRPELMVDLKLAEGASLANTAERVKQLEALLKQQDGIDNYVAYVGTGSPRFYLPLDQQLPAASFAQFVVLAKSLEDREHLRSWLIDTLDQQFPDLRGRVTRLENGPPVGYPVQFRVTGEHIEQVRALAREVAGKVRENPHVVNVHLDWEEPSKAVYLNIDQDRARALGVSTAHLSSFLQSSLTGTSVSQYREDNELIEILLRGTPRERGELGNLGSLALPTDNGQSVVLSQVATLEYGFEEGIIWHRNRLPTVTVRADIYDQEQPATLVRQIEPTLAAIKAKLPDGYLLEVGGTVEDSARGQKSVNAGMPLFVVVVLSLLMIQLRSFSRTVMVFLTAPLGLIGVTLFLLVFRQPFGFVAMLGTIALAGMIMRNSVILVDQIEQDIAAGLDRWQAIIEATVRRFRPIVLTALAAVLAMIPLSRSVFYGPMAVAIMGGLIVATALTLLFLPALYAAWFRVKKG, from the coding sequence ATGGGTTTCAACCTTTCCGCCTGGGCGCTGCGCAATCGCCAGATCGTGTTGTTCCTGATGATCCTGCTGGCTGCAGTGGGCGTGATGTCCTACACCAAGCTGGGGCAGAGCGAAGATCCGCCGTTCACCTTCAAGGCCATGGTCATCCAGACCCTGTGGCCGGGCGCCACTGCCGAGGAGGTATCGCGCCAGGTCACCGAGCGCATCGAGAAGAAGCTGATGGAAACCGGCGAGTACGAGAAGATCGTCTCGTTCTCGCGTCCGGGCGAATCCCAGGTGACTTTCATGGCCCGCGACTCGATGCCTTCCAAGGACATCCCCGAGCTGTGGTATCAGATCCGCAAGAAGGTCGCGGACATTCGCCACACCCTGCCGCCGGAGATCCAGGGGCCGTTCTTCAACGACGAGTTCGGCACCACCTTCGGCAATATCTATGCGCTGACCGGCGAAGGCTTCGATTACGCGGTGCTCAAGGACTACGCCGATCGCATCCAGATCCAGCTGCAGCGGGTCAAGGACGTGGGCAAGGTCGAGCTGATCGGCCTGCAGGACGAGAAGGTCTGGATCGAACTCTCCAACCTCAAGCTGGCCACCCTCGGCGTGCCGCTGGAGGCCGTGCAACAGGCCCTGCGCGAGCAGAATGCGGTGAGCACGGCAGGCTTTTTCGAAACCCCCAGCGAGCGCCTGCAGTTGCGCGTGAGCGGGCGCTTCGACAGCGTCGAGCAGATCCGCCAGTTCCCCATCCGGGTCGGTGACCGCACCCTGCGCATCGGTGATGTCGCCGAGGTGCACCGCGGCTTCAACGACCCGCCCGCACCGCGCATGCGCTTCATGGGCGAAAATGCCATTGGCCTGGCCGTGGCGATGAAGGACGGCGGCGATATCCTGGTGCTGGGCAAGGCACTGGAAGGCGAGTTCGAACGCCTGGCGCGCAATCTGCCGGCGGGCATGGAGCTGCGCAAGGTCTCGGACCAGCCGGCGGCGGTCAAGGCCGGGGTCGGCGAGTTCGTCCAGGTGCTGGCCGAGGCGCTGATCATCGTGCTGCTGGTGAGCTTCTTCTCGCTGGGCTTGCGCACCGGCCTGGTGGTGGCCCTGGCCATTCCGCTGGTGCTGGCCATGACCTTCGCCGCGATGCATTACTTTGGCATCGGCCTGCACAAGATCTCGCTCGGCGCCCTGGTGCTGGCGCTGGGCCTGCTGGTGGACGATGCGATCATCGCCGTGGAAATGATGGCGATCAAGATGGAACAGGGCTTCGACCGCCTCAAGGCGGCCAGCTACGCCTGGACCAGCACTGCGTTCCCCATGCTCACGGGCACGCTGATCACCGCGGCGGGCTTCCTGCCTATCGCCACTGCAGCGTCGAGTACCGGTGAGTACACGCGCTCGATCTTCCAGGTGGTGACCATCGCGTTGTTGACCTCCTGGGTCGCGGCGGTACTGTTCGTTCCCTATCTTGGCGAGCGGCTGTTGCCGGACCTGGCCAAACTGCATGCTGCCCGGCACGGCAAGGATGGGCATGCCCCGGACCCGTACGCTACGCCGTTCTATCAGCGGGTGCGGCGCGTGGTGGAATGGTGCGTGCGGCGGCGCAAGACAGTGATCCTGCTGACCATCGCCGCGTTCGTCGGCAGCATCCTGTTGTTCCGCTTCGTGCCGCAACAGTTCTTCCCCGCTTCTGGGCGTCCCGAGCTGATGGTCGACCTCAAGCTCGCCGAAGGCGCTTCGCTGGCCAATACGGCCGAGCGGGTCAAGCAACTGGAGGCACTGCTCAAGCAGCAGGACGGCATCGACAACTACGTGGCCTATGTCGGCACCGGCTCGCCGCGTTTCTATCTGCCGCTGGACCAACAATTGCCTGCGGCAAGCTTTGCCCAGTTCGTGGTGCTGGCCAAGTCGCTTGAAGACCGCGAACACCTGCGTAGCTGGCTGATCGATACGCTGGACCAGCAGTTCCCCGACCTGCGCGGGCGCGTCACGCGCCTGGAGAACGGCCCACCGGTGGGCTACCCGGTGCAGTTCCGGGTGACCGGCGAGCACATCGAGCAGGTCCGTGCCCTGGCCCGTGAAGTGGCGGGCAAGGTGCGCGAGAACCCGCATGTGGTCAACGTGCACCTGGACTGGGAAGAGCCGAGCAAGGCGGTGTACCTGAACATCGACCAGGACCGGGCACGTGCGCTGGGCGTGAGCACCGCGCACCTGTCGAGCTTCCTGCAGAGTTCGCTGACCGGCACTTCGGTGAGCCAGTATCGCGAAGATAACGAGCTGATCGAGATCCTTCTGCGCGGAACCCCGCGTGAACGCGGCGAGCTGGGTAACCTCGGCAGCCTGGCGCTACCCACCGACAATGGCCAGAGCGTGGTGTTGTCGCAGGTGGCGACATTGGAGTACGGCTTCGAGGAGGGCATCATCTGGCACCGCAACCGCCTGCCCACGGTGACCGTGCGTGCCGATATCTACGATCAGGAACAGCCCGCCACCCTGGTGCGGCAGATCGAACCGACCCTGGCCGCGATCAAGGCCAAGCTGCCCGACGGCTACCTGCTCGAAGTGGGCGGCACCGTGGAGGATTCCGCACGCGGCCAGAAGTCGGTGAACGCCGGCATGCCGCTGTTCGTGGTGGTGGTGCTGAGCTTGTTGATGATCCAGCTGCGCAGCTTCTCGCGCACCGTGATGGTGTTCCTCACCGCGCCGCTTGGGCTGATCGGCGTGACCCTGTTCCTGTTGGTGTTCCGCCAGCCTTTCGGCTTCGTCGCCATGCTCGGGACCATTGCCCTGGCGGGGATGATCATGCGTAACTCGGTGATCCTGGTCGATCAGATCGAGCAGGACATCGCGGCCGGGCTAGACCGCTGGCAGGCGATCATCGAGGCCACCGTGCGGCGATTCCGGCCCATCGTGCTGACCGCGCTGGCGGCGGTGCTGGCGATGATTCCGTTGTCGCGCAGTGTGTTCTACGGGCCGATGGCAGTGGCGATCATGGGCGGGTTGATCGTGGCCACGGCGTTGACGCTGCTGTTCCTGCCGGCGCTGTATGCGGCGTGGTTCAGGGTGAAGAAGGGCTGA
- a CDS encoding efflux RND transporter periplasmic adaptor subunit: MLRHALSLAVPALAALLLVACGQEAAPPTAPRPALVVQPQPLEAGADSYPGEVHARFEPDLAFRIAGKVSKRLVEEGQRVKAEQPLAELDPQDVRLQLEANRAQLAAAEANLSLVRAERDRYQKLLDRQMVSHSQYDNAENLYRAGLARLKQAKAEFDVAGNQAEYAVLRAPQAGVIAKRQVEVGQVVAAGQTVFTLAADGEREVAISFPEQQFSRFAVGQAVSVELWSHPGERFEGRIRELSPAADPRSRTFAARIAFASAKAPADLGQSARVYIAHDGLVPLAVPLSAISAENGQAYVWRIDPQRRLERVTVRLGPYGSESVPVLEGLNPGDWIVAAGGHVLREGQEVRPVDRSNRVIDLKAKE; encoded by the coding sequence ATGTTGCGCCACGCCTTGTCCCTCGCTGTGCCGGCGCTTGCCGCCCTGTTGCTCGTTGCCTGCGGCCAGGAGGCCGCGCCGCCCACTGCGCCGCGCCCGGCGCTGGTGGTCCAGCCGCAACCGCTCGAAGCCGGGGCCGATAGCTACCCTGGCGAGGTGCACGCGCGCTTCGAGCCGGACCTGGCCTTCCGCATCGCCGGCAAGGTCAGCAAACGCCTGGTCGAAGAGGGGCAGCGGGTCAAGGCCGAACAGCCGTTGGCCGAGTTGGACCCGCAGGACGTCCGTCTGCAACTGGAAGCCAATCGCGCCCAGTTGGCAGCCGCCGAGGCCAACCTGTCGCTGGTGCGCGCCGAACGTGATCGCTACCAGAAACTGCTGGACCGGCAGATGGTCAGCCATTCCCAGTACGACAATGCCGAGAACCTCTACCGCGCCGGTTTGGCCCGCCTGAAACAGGCCAAGGCCGAATTCGACGTGGCCGGCAACCAGGCCGAGTACGCCGTGCTGCGCGCCCCCCAGGCCGGGGTCATCGCCAAGCGCCAGGTCGAGGTCGGCCAGGTGGTCGCCGCCGGGCAAACGGTGTTCACCCTGGCTGCCGACGGCGAGCGTGAAGTCGCCATCAGCTTCCCGGAGCAGCAGTTTTCCCGCTTTGCCGTGGGCCAGGCGGTCAGCGTCGAGCTATGGTCGCACCCCGGCGAGCGCTTCGAGGGGCGCATCCGCGAGCTTTCGCCGGCGGCCGATCCGCGCTCGCGTACCTTCGCTGCGCGCATCGCCTTCGCTTCGGCCAAGGCGCCGGCCGATCTGGGCCAGAGTGCCCGGGTCTATATCGCTCATGACGGCCTGGTGCCGCTGGCAGTGCCCTTGTCGGCTATCAGTGCGGAAAATGGCCAGGCCTACGTCTGGCGCATCGATCCGCAGCGCCGCCTGGAGCGCGTCACGGTACGCCTGGGGCCTTATGGCAGCGAGAGCGTGCCGGTGCTGGAGGGGCTCAACCCCGGTGATTGGATCGTCGCTGCCGGTGGTCATGTGTTGCGCGAAGGCCAGGAGGTGCGGCCGGTGGATCGCAGCAACCGGGTGATCGACCTGAAGGCCAAGGAGTAA
- a CDS encoding TetR/AcrR family transcriptional regulator: protein MRIPMPNDAPNGPGRPKDLAKRESILEAAKSLFLSLGYANTSMDAVAAAAGVSKLTVYSHFTDKQTLFCSAVMATCQIQLPDLLFEYPDGAPVDEVLLNIARGFQALISSDEAVKLSRLIMAQGSQDPSFGEYFYEAGPKRVLAGMEALLRDIDARGLLRIANPLHAAEHFFCLVKGAPDYRLLLGCAGPLEEEEAEAHVREVVGVFLRAFRP from the coding sequence ATGCGGATTCCAATGCCCAACGATGCACCCAACGGCCCAGGGCGGCCCAAGGACCTGGCCAAGCGCGAGTCCATCCTCGAGGCAGCCAAGTCGCTGTTCCTCAGCCTCGGCTATGCCAATACCAGCATGGATGCGGTCGCTGCAGCGGCAGGGGTTTCGAAGCTCACGGTGTACAGCCACTTCACCGACAAGCAGACACTGTTCTGCTCGGCGGTGATGGCGACCTGCCAGATCCAATTGCCAGACCTGCTGTTCGAATACCCCGACGGCGCGCCGGTGGACGAGGTGCTGCTGAACATTGCCCGGGGTTTCCAAGCGCTCATCAGCAGTGACGAAGCGGTGAAACTGAGCCGCTTGATCATGGCCCAGGGCAGCCAGGACCCAAGCTTTGGCGAGTACTTCTACGAGGCAGGCCCCAAGCGCGTGCTGGCTGGAATGGAAGCGTTGCTGCGGGATATCGATGCGCGGGGGCTGCTCCGGATTGCCAATCCGTTGCACGCGGCGGAGCACTTCTTCTGCCTGGTCAAGGGTGCGCCGGATTATCGTTTGCTACTGGGATGTGCGGGGCCGCTCGAAGAGGAAGAGGCCGAGGCGCATGTGCGCGAGGTGGTCGGGGTGTTCCTGCGGGCGTTTCGGCCCTGA
- a CDS encoding class I SAM-dependent methyltransferase has protein sequence MVEQEQGAGIRVEALSPEYVGRASEWAERLGLPLVDETAGFAVQVGADGLQIQQLGPQAPGPVRVDFVEGQAAHRRLFGGGNGQMIAKAVGIAQGVRPQVLDATAGLGKDAFVLASLGCQMTLIERQPLIAALLEDGLARAVGDAEVGPIVARMRLLTGNAIERMRGWEGEAPQVIYLDPMFPHRDKSALVKKEMRVFRPLVGDDLDAPALLEAALALASHRVVVKRPRKAPIIDGPKPSHSLEGKSSRYDIYPKKALKA, from the coding sequence ATGGTAGAGCAGGAACAGGGTGCGGGGATCAGGGTCGAGGCGCTGAGCCCGGAGTATGTCGGGCGGGCGAGCGAGTGGGCCGAGCGCCTCGGGCTGCCGCTGGTGGACGAGACCGCCGGGTTCGCCGTGCAGGTCGGCGCCGATGGCTTGCAGATCCAGCAGCTTGGGCCGCAGGCGCCAGGGCCGGTAAGGGTGGACTTCGTCGAAGGCCAGGCCGCGCACCGGCGCTTGTTCGGTGGTGGCAACGGGCAGATGATCGCCAAGGCCGTAGGCATCGCCCAAGGTGTGCGTCCGCAGGTGCTCGATGCCACTGCCGGGCTGGGCAAGGACGCCTTCGTACTGGCCAGCCTCGGTTGCCAGATGACCCTGATCGAGCGCCAGCCACTGATCGCGGCCTTGCTCGAGGATGGCCTGGCCCGCGCGGTCGGGGATGCCGAAGTGGGGCCGATCGTCGCGCGCATGCGCCTGCTCACCGGCAATGCCATCGAGCGCATGCGTGGCTGGGAAGGCGAGGCGCCCCAGGTGATCTACCTCGACCCAATGTTCCCGCACCGCGACAAGAGCGCGTTGGTGAAGAAGGAGATGCGCGTGTTCCGGCCGTTGGTAGGTGACGATCTGGACGCCCCGGCCTTGCTGGAGGCAGCACTGGCGCTGGCCAGTCACCGGGTGGTGGTGAAGCGCCCGCGCAAGGCGCCGATCATCGACGGGCCCAAGCCGAGCCATAGCCTGGAGGGCAAGTCGAGCCGGTATGACATTTATCCGAAGAAGGCGCTCAAGGCCTGA
- a CDS encoding energy transducer TonB, with amino-acid sequence MSETLSIGLTYLSPVDNYGRQNTQALGGVSHLWQDFFARAMAEQQAPEPDTFSQALVEQYDKQSGEPIGGARALALIDAQRACNVQDTEVAPPEPLFLPKAELEAHLLAPAAEPYSAAELIEQQRQLDVNNSWLRPVVMSQGHELPQPGAAPATRPLHLPIAEFEMDLLPPAPEPFDEVTLAQQQQDLEFDTHWARPVVLNNVRAYA; translated from the coding sequence ATGTCAGAAACTCTTTCCATCGGCTTGACCTACCTGTCGCCTGTCGACAACTACGGTCGGCAGAATACCCAGGCACTGGGGGGCGTCAGCCACCTGTGGCAGGATTTCTTCGCCCGCGCCATGGCCGAGCAGCAAGCGCCGGAACCCGACACCTTCAGCCAGGCGCTGGTCGAGCAATACGACAAGCAAAGTGGCGAGCCCATCGGTGGCGCCCGGGCGCTGGCGCTGATCGATGCGCAGCGCGCCTGCAACGTGCAGGACACCGAAGTGGCCCCGCCCGAGCCGCTGTTCCTGCCCAAGGCGGAACTGGAAGCCCACCTGCTCGCGCCGGCCGCCGAACCCTACAGCGCCGCCGAACTGATCGAGCAGCAACGCCAGCTCGACGTCAACAACAGCTGGTTGCGCCCCGTGGTCATGAGCCAGGGTCATGAGCTGCCGCAACCCGGCGCAGCCCCGGCCACCCGACCGCTGCACCTGCCGATCGCCGAATTCGAGATGGACCTGCTACCGCCCGCCCCCGAGCCATTCGATGAGGTCACCCTGGCGCAACAACAGCAGGACCTGGAATTCGACACCCACTGGGCGCGCCCGGTGGTGCTGAACAACGTTCGCGCTTACGCCTGA
- a CDS encoding extensin family protein, whose translation MRWLLVLLLGLALVAGLAWQLGWRPPAAWNPWAPLDVRQPPNLLTSYKLSRLASDPALCRQALQRSALRYRAQADSPPSAKCPLRNVWRVEGGQARLSSSFLASCPLAVAYALFEEHGLQPAAQRVFGQPVVQVEHLGSFACRNVYNRAQGRLSQHATANALDISGFRLKDGQRVMLARDWQGEGEKATFLREVRQAACEVFGTVLGPDYNAAHRDHFHLDMGQWQVCR comes from the coding sequence ATGCGCTGGCTGCTGGTGCTGCTACTCGGCCTGGCGCTGGTCGCCGGCCTTGCCTGGCAGCTGGGTTGGCGACCGCCTGCAGCGTGGAACCCTTGGGCGCCCCTGGATGTTCGCCAGCCTCCGAACCTGCTGACCTCATACAAACTGTCGCGTTTGGCCAGCGACCCAGCCTTGTGCCGGCAGGCCTTGCAACGCTCCGCCCTGCGCTATCGAGCCCAGGCCGACAGCCCGCCTTCGGCCAAGTGCCCTTTGCGTAATGTGTGGCGTGTCGAAGGGGGGCAGGCGCGCTTGTCCAGCAGCTTCCTGGCCAGTTGCCCATTGGCGGTGGCCTATGCGTTGTTCGAGGAGCATGGCCTGCAACCTGCGGCCCAGCGGGTGTTTGGCCAACCGGTGGTGCAGGTCGAGCACCTGGGTAGCTTTGCCTGTCGCAACGTTTACAACCGTGCCCAGGGCCGGCTCAGCCAGCATGCCACGGCCAATGCCCTGGATATCAGCGGTTTTCGGCTGAAGGACGGTCAGCGGGTGATGTTGGCGCGGGACTGGCAGGGCGAGGGGGAGAAGGCGACGTTCCTGCGCGAGGTGCGCCAAGCGGCGTGCGAGGTGTTCGGGACGGTGTTGGGGCCAGATTACAACGCCGCGCACCGCGACCACTTTCACCTGGACATGGGGCAGTGGCAGGTCTGCCGCTGA